In Halanaeroarchaeum sp. HSR-CO, one DNA window encodes the following:
- a CDS encoding ATP-dependent DNA helicase yields the protein MSGDSNEYPSWYPVPDEDVSPEPQQRTIINSTAYPMRVLAGAGTGKTFTMVRKIEHLIDEEGVSPDRILALTFTNNAADSMREKLNAKLGAAGYDIDAYTYHSIANEILSEYAYEAGIDPDFEVATDPEKYAIVLDVLDDIEYRSVKPNVYGNDGYASGAASKLLNFISSMKRSGITPADIDAFLGPAERVYELADLPERIEEIASDHLGGRSVSSVLDSLPDARAAVVAERDALGTHGIEASARDFLDRIVDLCDALEVAFEAHEAGKRELPDNAYKLPKYLLGGYASGAPKGIPDDLDLELTDHLESFISDSLTARDLTAGYAAYERELAARNLIDFDGLVVKAAALMDSPVGEEIADQWDYVFCDEFQDTDRLQFDLVTALVTDDNLFVVGDDDQAIYEWRGAHVANITDELDQAFAALTDEPLEENFRSRQPILDLANEAIQKLDHRHRHKTLRRVDEPDYDGDTVATVELPDDEADADGPGQLRTVVQNLLSGTAEHLDTAYDPGDIAVLVRKNDHATPVIEEFEDAGIPYQVAGDLATESVGVGTVTAYLKALARSEDEVSWNRILQMRYRLCDADLRTLNGGEQPLVDTLLETPLDEFEEPDRVAAAREHVTELLDIRDSASLSHLYRKLTDITNIEWYLSEQERRDLAQLENVIEQYGDSAIQPPLTPEFIDSLEHYDSLFDESGSTPSSQPDVADDAVNVMTIHKSKGLDFPVVIVPQVTADEWAPSSRAYDGFETSLSDGPEAAFAEDFVERDAHETRRVFHVAITRAEDVLVLQGGSEDDDDSADVHPVSETVDEILPATIPWQPERGHLPLWTDVEESLPDAAIDWTDSLASETVEQIGGTVNHDGEELGVKTARDRVIDLATATLNGELSPSDDRETLQVPSLTGPSAPSPPLVHSYTSLAAYEDCPRKHYLEYVVNAFPDYQEVPSEIGGGVSQREIGLLFHDTAEQAANQNVLDREEWYEIAERLASQRRAKDALSAAKQAIDRYFELDISEYEIIDAERRFEIELGEHTLTGYIDAVYRTPDDELIVIDYKATERYRDLDDDKQLPIYLLACRDLYDAPVNQAGYAYVGDIGPKVESRGFSDPELTTVESEVTSMMNEISELSFRRFSSGDHCQWCDHNHLDCAPASLLGGSEFES from the coding sequence ATGAGCGGCGACAGTAACGAGTACCCGTCGTGGTATCCGGTACCGGACGAAGATGTGTCCCCGGAGCCCCAGCAGCGCACGATTATCAACTCCACCGCGTACCCGATGCGGGTGCTCGCCGGAGCGGGCACGGGCAAGACGTTCACGATGGTCCGGAAGATCGAACACCTCATCGACGAGGAGGGCGTGTCACCGGACCGGATTCTCGCGCTGACGTTCACGAACAACGCCGCCGACTCCATGCGCGAGAAACTCAACGCGAAACTCGGTGCCGCTGGCTACGATATCGACGCGTACACGTATCACTCGATAGCCAACGAGATCCTCTCCGAGTACGCGTACGAGGCGGGCATCGACCCGGATTTCGAGGTTGCCACGGACCCCGAGAAATACGCCATCGTCCTGGACGTCCTGGACGACATCGAGTATCGATCTGTGAAACCCAACGTGTACGGGAACGATGGGTACGCGTCAGGGGCCGCGTCGAAGCTGCTCAACTTCATCTCCTCGATGAAGCGCAGCGGCATTACGCCGGCTGACATCGATGCGTTCCTTGGCCCTGCTGAGCGCGTCTACGAGCTCGCCGACCTTCCGGAGCGTATCGAAGAGATTGCCAGCGACCATCTGGGCGGCCGCTCCGTGTCAAGCGTACTGGATTCGCTACCAGACGCGCGGGCTGCGGTGGTCGCTGAACGCGACGCACTTGGCACCCATGGTATCGAAGCCAGTGCACGCGATTTTCTCGACCGCATCGTGGACCTTTGTGACGCACTGGAAGTTGCGTTCGAAGCCCACGAGGCGGGCAAGCGGGAACTGCCGGACAACGCGTACAAGCTGCCAAAGTACCTGCTCGGAGGATACGCAAGCGGTGCGCCGAAAGGGATTCCAGACGATCTCGACCTCGAACTCACGGATCATCTCGAGTCGTTCATCTCGGACAGTCTCACTGCCCGGGACCTCACCGCCGGGTACGCAGCGTACGAGCGCGAACTCGCTGCGCGAAATCTCATCGACTTCGACGGCCTCGTCGTGAAGGCGGCTGCCCTGATGGATTCGCCAGTCGGCGAGGAAATCGCTGACCAGTGGGACTACGTCTTCTGTGATGAGTTTCAGGACACCGACCGATTACAGTTCGACCTCGTCACCGCACTCGTCACCGACGACAACCTGTTCGTCGTTGGTGACGACGACCAGGCGATCTACGAGTGGCGCGGCGCACACGTCGCCAACATTACCGACGAGCTCGACCAGGCTTTCGCGGCCCTCACCGACGAGCCACTGGAGGAAAACTTCCGCTCCAGACAACCGATTCTCGACCTGGCGAACGAAGCGATACAGAAACTCGATCACCGCCACCGGCACAAGACGCTCAGACGCGTCGACGAACCAGACTACGACGGCGATACAGTCGCCACCGTCGAATTGCCGGACGACGAGGCAGACGCGGACGGTCCGGGCCAACTACGCACGGTCGTCCAGAATTTGTTGAGCGGCACCGCTGAACACCTCGACACGGCATACGACCCCGGTGATATCGCGGTGCTCGTGCGGAAGAACGACCACGCCACACCCGTAATCGAGGAATTCGAAGACGCCGGCATCCCGTACCAGGTGGCCGGCGATCTGGCCACGGAATCTGTCGGCGTCGGGACCGTGACTGCGTACCTGAAAGCGCTCGCACGATCAGAGGACGAGGTGAGCTGGAATCGCATCCTGCAAATGCGTTATCGGCTCTGCGACGCGGACCTCCGCACCCTCAACGGGGGCGAACAGCCGCTCGTGGACACGCTCCTGGAGACACCGCTTGATGAATTCGAGGAACCCGACCGCGTCGCAGCGGCCCGCGAGCACGTCACGGAACTTCTGGATATCCGCGACTCGGCGTCGCTCAGCCACCTGTACCGCAAGCTCACGGACATCACGAACATCGAGTGGTATCTCAGCGAGCAGGAGCGCCGGGACCTCGCGCAGCTCGAAAACGTCATCGAACAGTATGGGGATAGTGCCATCCAACCACCGCTTACACCGGAGTTCATCGACTCGCTCGAACACTACGATTCACTGTTCGACGAGAGCGGGTCGACACCGTCGAGTCAGCCGGACGTTGCAGACGACGCGGTCAACGTGATGACGATCCACAAGAGCAAGGGCCTGGATTTCCCGGTCGTCATCGTCCCGCAAGTCACCGCCGACGAGTGGGCTCCGAGTTCACGCGCGTACGACGGGTTCGAAACCAGCCTTTCGGATGGGCCAGAAGCGGCGTTCGCAGAGGACTTCGTCGAGCGCGACGCCCATGAGACCCGTCGCGTGTTTCACGTGGCAATTACGCGGGCCGAAGACGTTCTCGTTCTCCAGGGTGGGAGTGAGGATGATGACGACTCTGCCGACGTACACCCTGTATCGGAGACCGTTGACGAGATTTTACCCGCCACCATCCCGTGGCAGCCAGAGCGCGGGCACCTCCCACTCTGGACCGACGTCGAGGAGAGTCTCCCGGATGCGGCAATAGACTGGACTGACTCGTTGGCCAGCGAGACAGTTGAGCAGATTGGAGGGACCGTCAATCACGACGGAGAAGAACTCGGAGTTAAGACGGCCCGTGACCGCGTGATAGACCTCGCAACAGCGACGCTCAATGGAGAGCTCTCTCCGAGTGACGACCGAGAGACGCTCCAGGTTCCGTCGCTGACTGGCCCGTCGGCACCGTCACCGCCGCTTGTCCATAGCTACACCTCACTGGCAGCCTACGAGGACTGCCCGCGGAAACATTACCTGGAGTACGTGGTCAACGCGTTCCCCGACTATCAGGAAGTGCCGAGTGAGATCGGGGGTGGCGTGTCACAACGTGAGATCGGGTTGCTGTTCCACGATACCGCCGAGCAAGCCGCGAACCAAAACGTCCTCGACCGTGAGGAGTGGTACGAAATCGCTGAGCGGCTCGCCAGTCAGCGCCGAGCCAAAGACGCGCTCTCGGCGGCCAAGCAGGCGATTGACCGGTATTTCGAGTTGGATATCTCCGAGTACGAAATCATCGATGCTGAGCGCAGGTTCGAGATCGAGCTCGGAGAGCACACACTCACGGGGTACATTGATGCAGTTTACCGGACACCCGACGACGAACTGATCGTTATCGACTACAAGGCGACCGAACGATACCGGGATCTGGACGACGACAAGCAACTACCGATCTACTTGCTCGCATGTCGGGACTTGTACGATGCGCCAGTTAATCAGGCCGGATACGCCTATGTCGGTGACATTGGACCAAAAGTCGAATCACGTGGATTCAGCGATCCTGAGCTCACAACGGTCGAATCTGAGGTCACGAGCATGATGAACGAGATTTCGGAACTGTCCTTCAGACGCTTTTCGTCCGGCGATCACTGTCAATGGTGCGACCATAATCACCTCGATTGTGCACCTGCATCACTTCTCGGCGGTTCGGAATTTGAATCATAG
- a CDS encoding TetR/AcrR family transcriptional regulator: MTSFSESERERIEAKLLDAGRERFAKYGYRKTTIGELTDDARTARRTFYRFFDSKAARYVAVVEREAERILGPLITGTLADHDDPQIGVEHFLQELLAVIETNDHLQSMIVADEYDAIRSQVSPDNVEVRRNESLQALIPHIRRWQDEGEMVNRDPSVIAGVIRSVAFLPVQRVEIGEQYEDVRTLLIQSIASGLTTSSE, translated from the coding sequence ATGACTTCGTTTTCCGAATCCGAACGGGAACGCATTGAAGCCAAACTTCTCGACGCAGGGAGAGAGCGCTTTGCGAAATACGGCTATCGAAAGACGACTATCGGTGAGTTGACCGATGATGCACGTACTGCACGCAGGACGTTCTACCGGTTCTTCGATTCGAAAGCTGCCCGCTATGTGGCCGTCGTCGAACGTGAGGCCGAACGGATCCTGGGTCCGCTGATTACCGGGACCCTTGCCGATCACGATGATCCACAGATCGGTGTCGAACACTTCCTCCAGGAGTTACTTGCCGTTATTGAGACGAATGACCACCTCCAATCGATGATCGTGGCCGATGAGTACGACGCAATCCGGAGTCAGGTATCACCCGATAATGTGGAGGTGCGGCGAAATGAGAGCTTGCAAGCGCTAATCCCTCACATTCGACGCTGGCAAGACGAAGGCGAGATGGTGAACAGAGATCCATCGGTGATCGCTGGAGTCATTCGGTCCGTCGCATTCCTTCCCGTCCAACGTGTTGAGATTGGGGAGCAGTACGAGGATGTTCGGACGTTATTGATACAGAGCATTGCCAGTGGCTTGACGACCTCGTCCGAATGA
- a CDS encoding CPBP family intramembrane glutamic endopeptidase, translated as MELSWTPWILIYIGSFGPPVSAAVVTWLQGESVRAWARQIGRWRVGWPWWVVAFGVPVAIIAVTTGILVVIGGPVDLAQLSASPAMIVVIFIFGLTVSGGLNEEPGWRGFMQPYLNDQYSALTASLIVGVVWAVWHLPYFVIPITPHSGFTPVNQIGWFVGIILLSVILTWAYNNTGSVLIVMVLHAMVNTTDILLPLAPDRIVQDGVIIERAVATVTVTQLGVQLLVVLLIVGYFGRHSIAHGEIPGVAYIQGKTA; from the coding sequence ATGGAACTAAGCTGGACGCCCTGGATTCTGATCTACATCGGTAGCTTCGGCCCGCCCGTCAGTGCCGCAGTCGTCACGTGGCTGCAGGGTGAAAGCGTCCGAGCCTGGGCTCGTCAAATCGGTCGATGGCGAGTCGGCTGGCCCTGGTGGGTCGTCGCCTTTGGTGTCCCTGTCGCCATCATCGCCGTGACGACCGGTATCCTCGTGGTTATCGGGGGCCCAGTCGATCTCGCGCAACTTTCGGCCTCGCCGGCGATGATAGTCGTTATCTTCATCTTCGGTCTTACGGTCAGCGGGGGGTTGAACGAGGAACCCGGGTGGCGGGGATTCATGCAACCATATCTGAATGACCAGTACAGTGCACTCACCGCGAGTCTGATCGTTGGTGTCGTCTGGGCTGTTTGGCACCTCCCCTACTTTGTGATCCCGATAACACCGCATTCGGGATTCACCCCCGTCAACCAGATCGGCTGGTTCGTGGGGATAATCCTCCTCTCGGTCATTCTGACGTGGGCCTACAACAATACCGGGAGTGTGCTCATCGTCATGGTCCTCCACGCGATGGTGAACACGACAGACATCCTGCTGCCGCTGGCTCCTGATCGAATCGTCCAGGATGGTGTCATAATCGAACGTGCCGTAGCGACGGTAACGGTGACCCAGTTAGGGGTACAACTACTCGTCGTTCTCCTCATCGTCGGATACTTCGGACGACACTCGATCGCACACGGTGAGATACCGGGCGTTGCCTATATCCAGGGAAAAACCGCTTAG
- a CDS encoding transposase: MEYSHRYPAYLTQQVAAELERHIDIHRQAYNYTRYQYENVDADNIGSAYKHHYRLPDWKDQFPVFSEVNSKALQRTVTRFYDNLSTLKEQKENGRKVGNLKWKSPREFQSMTYSQSGFELKNTSGRHATLWLSKIGDLKIRYHRNIPDEADIKEVTIKKETTGEWFVSFGLETDEADLPEKPDVDSLDTSNSVGVDLGIQNYIHTSDGKTVDWLDLEDEYERLRREQRELSRKEKASNNYEKQRREVAKVNRHIRRKVLDYQHKITTWLVREYDAVFVEDLDVKGMLEQSHNARNKQDAAWRQFITLLEYKAELYGTHVVQVEAAGTTKECAKCGVATAKPIWVREHSCPSCGFETDRDANAAMNVLQRGFQELGLGWPENTPAETALPTDTPNFQRVSAKRVVETGSLGA; this comes from the coding sequence ATGGAGTACAGTCACCGTTACCCCGCATACCTGACACAACAGGTAGCGGCTGAACTGGAACGCCACATCGACATTCATCGCCAAGCGTACAACTACACCCGGTACCAGTACGAGAACGTGGATGCCGACAACATCGGCTCCGCGTACAAACACCACTACCGACTTCCCGACTGGAAAGACCAGTTTCCCGTCTTCTCAGAGGTTAACTCGAAGGCTTTGCAACGAACCGTCACGCGCTTCTACGACAACCTCTCGACCCTGAAAGAGCAGAAAGAGAACGGGCGTAAGGTTGGGAACCTCAAGTGGAAGTCGCCGAGGGAGTTCCAGAGTATGACGTACTCGCAGTCTGGCTTCGAACTCAAAAACACGAGTGGCCGACATGCGACACTCTGGCTCTCCAAGATCGGCGACCTCAAAATCCGCTACCACCGCAACATCCCCGACGAAGCGGACATCAAAGAAGTCACTATTAAAAAAGAGACGACCGGCGAGTGGTTCGTCTCGTTCGGCCTCGAAACTGACGAGGCTGACCTGCCCGAGAAACCCGACGTGGACTCCTTGGACACGAGCAATAGCGTCGGCGTTGACCTCGGTATCCAGAACTACATCCACACTTCGGACGGCAAGACTGTGGATTGGCTCGACCTCGAAGACGAGTACGAGCGTCTACGACGCGAGCAACGCGAGTTGTCACGGAAAGAGAAAGCGTCGAACAACTACGAGAAGCAACGCCGGGAAGTGGCGAAGGTCAACCGTCACATTCGGCGGAAGGTGCTGGACTATCAGCACAAGATAACGACGTGGCTCGTCCGTGAGTACGATGCCGTGTTCGTTGAGGACTTGGATGTGAAAGGGATGCTCGAACAGTCGCATAACGCCCGCAACAAGCAGGATGCAGCGTGGCGACAGTTCATCACCCTCCTCGAATACAAGGCCGAGCTGTATGGTACGCACGTCGTCCAAGTGGAAGCCGCTGGGACAACGAAAGAGTGCGCAAAGTGTGGCGTGGCTACGGCGAAACCAATCTGGGTGCGTGAACACTCGTGTCCATCGTGTGGGTTTGAGACAGATAGAGATGCAAACGCGGCGATGAACGTCCTACAACGCGGTTTTCAGGAATTAGGGCTGGGATGGCCCGAAAATACGCCCGCAGAGACTGCGCTCCCTACGGACACACCTAACTTTCAGCGTGTGTCTGCAAAGCGCGTCGTGGAAACGGGAAGCCTCGGGGCTTGA
- a CDS encoding DUF998 domain-containing protein: protein MSQTTSLQSRLGLSNRSLAGFGLSVSGFIGFMGIITAEVLYPNYSTRQDISDLGSTRPPNPVIHEPSATIFNSTMLLTGVIVILSAYLLYQAMDRRGFPLALAVFGFGAFGVGVFPGNVAPWHGLFALLTFFMGGITALLSARVVSRPFSFLCGLFGGVSLLILVSVFFFGLVVGGPHPLEFLGAGGIERWVVYPLILWLLVFGGYLLAEPEHTKRGNTA from the coding sequence ATGAGCCAAACTACCTCACTCCAGTCTCGACTCGGCCTCTCGAATCGGTCACTAGCGGGGTTCGGTCTCAGCGTGTCGGGCTTCATCGGATTTATGGGGATCATCACGGCGGAGGTCCTCTACCCGAACTATTCGACCCGACAGGATATCAGCGACCTGGGATCGACGCGCCCACCCAACCCAGTGATACACGAACCCTCGGCGACGATCTTCAATTCAACGATGCTCCTGACAGGAGTGATTGTAATCCTCTCGGCATATCTTCTCTACCAAGCCATGGATCGTCGCGGGTTCCCGCTTGCATTGGCCGTCTTTGGATTCGGCGCGTTCGGTGTCGGGGTCTTTCCCGGAAACGTGGCTCCGTGGCACGGACTGTTCGCCCTCCTCACGTTTTTTATGGGCGGCATCACAGCCCTCCTCTCCGCACGGGTTGTTTCCCGACCGTTTTCGTTCCTTTGTGGGCTCTTTGGTGGCGTCTCTCTCCTGATTCTCGTCAGTGTGTTTTTCTTCGGATTGGTCGTCGGTGGTCCGCATCCGCTCGAATTCCTCGGGGCCGGCGGAATCGAGCGCTGGGTCGTCTATCCTCTCATTCTCTGGTTGCTCGTCTTTGGTGGCTACCTCTTGGCGGAACCTGAGCACACGAAGAGGGGTAACACTGCGTAG